gtgtattattaattcaaacaattaattaaaaggtTATTAATATTTCTCAGTATAAAGAAAACGTTctacttttaaaattttgaaacaatgataaataacttacggccgttttcaataacctatctatccttagtttaacttactagaggtagacaaatctatcatttttacgcttacttacattccaataacctatcgacagacagcattggactataactaataatataattatattggacataatTATGGATAACTTGTCagtaaacggtgatagcaatctatccgtaactagagatacgtttttGAAAACAGACGCAAATCGATAACGACGAAGCAGTAAAATATTATGACAAACAACAACCTACAATAGAAAAGGGAAAATACTCTGAAAATTATTCccattcatttattatatataacatttaattacAGTGAAATTACCAATTTACAATACTTCAGAAACAATATGATTTTTACGAGCTTAAGCACAGTGCATTGCTAAAAGACGTTCTTACAATTCATTTTTTAGCTATGAAGGACTACAAATAAAACAGCCAAATAGTATTCTGGatgtatttatttagaattcattgtttgtagaATTTTAAACTTACAGGttggttaaaaaaatataaatattgctaaAAAAAAGTTACAGTACTGCAAATTAATGCTAAAACCACAAGGGAAAATAAATgtatcattaaaaattaaattaatcttataacaatttaaattgcTAATTAATGCAATGTCTACGTGAGcgattaaaacataaaaataaaaatatcgacattaattttaataattaaaattaaatatacaataaatgtCAAAGGAAAATATATTCTATCTACAATATACAGGtaacaaacatctatatatttacattttttttaaatagactaGTACATGATTTAAAtcgaaattatattaattgaatttatCCAAGTGCTGTCCAtttgttagaaaataaaaaaaaaaaaaaattatcactgtTACATTAAGCACATTTAAGAAATCTTTATTTTCGAAtaacacatattattaattatgctCATATGCCTTTGGCTgactttatataaattactaatattCTATAAACATGTAAATATGCATCTAAAGATTAAGTGAAAAGGTTGGTATGTAATGAAGAAAAAAATGGACAACAGCAAATTTTGGACAcacatataatttataacacCGTAACAAATTTCTAAGGGGGAAAAGGATAAAGATCCATCGGAGGAAGAAATGGGcgaaatttttaatttcacacAAAATAACCTACGTACTAACCACGTATTTACAAGCGGCGAACCGCATAAAGCTctcttaaaaaattacaaaaagtctcaacatataataattaacctatctatcaaaatatttacaattattgctATTAAAAGGTGCGCTTAAAACGCCCCACATGCAAGGCTTATTGCAGTTTCTACTAAAGTCAGAAAGATTAACCTCAGTTCAAAGTGTTGAAGTCTTATAGGCCATAGTACTTCAGGGAAATATGAACGCAGAACATGTTATAAGagaacttaataaaataataaactcagtagaataacatattaaaaatgtaattgttaaaaaagtaaGACTAAATACTGGCATAGTACTTATGCCTTTAAATCCAGTAACGGAATGATCCTTTAAGTAACAAACGAGCGAAACAATATTCTTAATTATTCAGTCAACGGTTATGTTATTATCAGACTTTTAGGTTAACAGATATTTTGAGTAAATCGACACAAGAAAATACAAgtaagaaattataattattgatattttaaaacagACCAGATTAAAATGTCAGtcttattatgatattataataacaaacgTAAGCAATATTTTGATTGTTAAACGAAAGaatgtatttttgaatataaaatggCTGATCTGAGCATCCTAATTGAATTTCCTATGGTAAAGATTCATAGCGATTAAcgcaaaatttattaaaaaactttgtTGAAATATTCATCTTATTATTGAGAATTTTCGTTTTTAGCTGCTTCAATGTCGGTATGAGGGGTATTCGCGGGCGGAAGCGCGGTTTGCGCTCGCGACCGCGCCATGGCCTATGATGGCGCGGGCGCGGCGAACCGCGCTCAGGGACGGTGAGGGTGTGCCGAACTGAGCGAAGAGCTACTGACTCCAGAGTCACTGCTCTTCTCGGACGCACACGGTTCTCCGCCAGCGACAAACTTCACAACATTCAATTTATGATCTGATTCACAAATATCATCTCTTGCGCCTCCAGGTAATCCACCAGCACGTGTTACAACTTTCTCACTAACAGTGCCAGGGTATCGTTCAATTCTATCACACTCCGCGTCATCAGGCTGTCGTCGTCGAATTGAACGCTTTGCTTGCGGAGCCGGTTCTGGTGGTCTATGAGAAGGTTCTTCCGTTCTATGGACAAGGGGTGATGTACGAACACGGACTCCTCCGACACCGACGCTGGCTTCATAACAGCCAGAGTCGCGGGGAAACTGTCGGCGATCAAATGTAGAGTCGCCACCTTCTGAACTTGAACCTCCACCTTCACCCTCGCCATCGCCTTCGCCACCTGCGATGTTTTGTGCTATTAAAAACACTGAAGAAAATTCTTAAGAATTGtacaaattttaatgtttcGTATTTAATTGTGAACTAAGTATAATTCTTAATACGTTTAATGTGTTGcttataaacgcgaagtaatGTTATGCCTTTTTTGTCCTAATCTTAACTTTGTCTTTAACTgaactacagaattacatgacagggagaagtaattttaaacttgtcATAACTTTACACTACGTTTATAAGTCAGGCTGTTTGAGTTTTCCTTTATCCCAAATGTGatgttactttaaaaatatattacacatattaaatagaaattgagtattatttaatatgctTATTACCAAGCAATTCATCATCAATCGAAATCTTACATTCGAGTTGGTGTAGCAGTTGTACAGCAGCAAGGATACGAGTCCGATGATCTGGAGTCATGATTCCCAAATAATCTAAATCTGAAGGCTCAATTTCTTTGAAAAGTTCAATATCTTCATAGCCATTCCTTTCGAAAGCAATAGCATATTCTGGTAAATCAATTCTTCTTAACAATTCTTCAACAGTTCTTGGTCTGGTTTCCCATAGTCTTTCCCGACTTTTACACCATTTTAGTGTCCTACATCTATTTGTGTCTCTTTCTGAAAGGACTTCGACATTggcaaatttaaaatttccaaCTTTGTTGTTCAGAACACCTCTCCAAATCCCGGATGCGTTCATGTTGATAACTTCTATTATGTCTCCTTTCTgtcaaaatatgataaaaaatatgtatttttgttaaattaatttatggaATCAAGATTAAAAAGTTCTATAAGATCAACATTGCAAAATGGATTTTATTTGAGGTTGGTAGCATATACTGAAATTTTAAGCTGCGTAATGTGTGGCAGCTAccaacttaatatttttatgatttttatatattgcttacaattttttcCATATCTTTATTGAATGGGTTAGAATTACCCATGAGTTTTTATACGAGTTTGCTTAAAGAGAGAATTTGCTAcccaaattattttataaaacacttgTTAAGTAGAATatctgaaatattaataaaatttggcttCAATACCAATATGATGTAAAGTGTTGTCCAACGATGGACATAAAATAGCGATATCGAAgtaattacaactttttacaacattatatatataaaaatatcattatgtCAAATTGTCAATATtttctatgtaatattttatttatttaccttgtATCTTAATGCATCTTTTTCGTAGATATTCGGCAAATAGTCAACGAGGGCTCGTGCTCTGCACAGCATTTGCGGTACCAGTAAACTTCGCCCGGCTGGActtaattctatgttttcttctGCCGAGAGAGATGAATGATTACTACCAGCTCGAACCAATGCCTGAGTGCCTGTATATAAATAGCTATACTAAAAAAATGGAAAGTATCAAAAGATAGTGACCGGGACACAAGTAGAAATATTATAACatgttttacacaaattaattaaagtttGAAGAATAAACCACCCTAatgaaaactaaatacaaaatagtctGACACAGATGTGTTATAAGAAAGATatttattagtaaaaataaataaaatatttacacaaatagagaaatttaatattagcaTGGGCAAATGAAACACAGAAAGGAAAGACATACATATtcacaaacatttatattaacaCCAACAAGAAATTCTATAAAGCCACTCACTACTGCCAGAGCCGCTGGGAAGACTTTCAAAACTACTATTAGAACATGGAAACGCATTATCTCCAATGGTTCGCATATCCGATCCTTCAGGACCTCTTTCTTGTCGTAACCTAGAAATTTTTCTTTGAACATCTTGTCGTAGACCCCGAACCTTTCCAGCTAAATTTGATACACCTTCACATTCTTCAGCTGACtgcaaaaacattaaaatattcatatgccagttttgtaataaaatagacatttttatgtttgtacttttgaattttaattcgATTACCTTGTGCACGGTGGCTATGTGTTGTGAGTCAGTTTCGCTCTCTTGATCTTCGTAATCTGATGAGGCGGGCGATAACGGATCTATTCCTATCCGATAGCCTGACATTTGCCTGTAACCTCTCCGTGAGTCCCGTTCAGATCTACATGATTCTAATGATATTCCAGAGAGTCTTGATCCTATAGATTGTATATCAGACGCGGCGTAATCCCCGCTTTCCCTGTCTCTCGACGTTCGAAGGGGTATCACAGTCGTAGGGTAGGGGCCGCTTTGTGGAATTATTAATCCTCTTCGCGGAGTTCTCGCTAAGCTTATATCGCCAGCGCTTCTCAGTGATATCACGCCCTCGCCTCTCGGCTCGTTTCGCAGATTAAGTGTAAAACAAACACGTCCGTTCTGGATCGTCGCAGCCGGAACATTTCCTCCCATAAGAAAATCTTCTGGGTCGCTTTCATAGGGAGGTTCATCATACCAATGTCCTCGACCTGAGAGTCCTCTTGCCTCATCATCGTACATATAGGTGTCGTCTGTAAACGATTCACCAATTAAAGATGTTTAATGCTAATTTCAATAATGCAAATTAAATGACCGTTCTAGCATAATAGCAAAAAAATTTACCGTCAAACTCCCTCCCACAAAATGGCGGTTTCACTGACAACACTGCAGACAAGCTGTGTACGAACATCGGAAAGCCGTGCGTGGTTGATGcaaacaattttaaaacatgCATTTAGCATTTCGACGCAAATAAAAATTCGCAAGATTGAAGATGATTTTACtattataaatagtattatGTTTCCCATTGGAATATTGAATATCTTACTGACGTATCACATTCAATTTACTTGTATGTATGATTGATGGAAGATGCACATCGAAAGCGTAACCGGATGATTGCGATGTCGAACAATAAATCAATGACAGAATCAAATAAGCAATCCGTCGAGTTGACCAATAAATTAGGTGTCAAAACATCGTGCAAGCAACATGCTTCATGTCATATTTTATGACCTCACGTAATCATCATTATAATGCGTATTTTTCTAGAGCTTCGATATTTTGACCTCCAAATCACAAATAACATTCAAGCAGTACAAATGgccataaaacaaaatattgaaaataaaatttagaaggCAAAAAACCAATTAGAACAAGTTTTATACTAATGCACACTGATACTAGCCAAAATAGGAAGCAACTAGAAAATAATGAATAGTTATTTGCTTATAAtttagttcaaaataaaagtttgtaaaattttaaatatgtatacgATCTTTAGAACTTATGTTGCtattgttgtttaaatattatgtttataatattttttgatgtaaGAATACTAAAATACGAGTACATTTTAACATAGTACATAAAGTAATGACTTTGATGATGGCTTTTCTTTCGATTGTATGTAGAATCAGATGAATACTTTTTACATTGTCATGTTGCTGTTTATTTATAcagacatttttcaaatcagtaATAAGAAATCGGAAATCCTTAActtctttataattttattagttatcgatataatgattttatatataaaatgttagaAGTTACCTCCAAAAGGTCCCCTTACGCCTTCTCGCCCCATGTTCATTAGGCCATGTCGGATGTCTCTTAATATCTGAAAGAGAGATCGAAAATTACTGTTacgttatatttcttttttttgtcaaattaaatcattattagataatataggcctaattttatattttcttaaaaatatttgaaatgcaAACGAATAGTCTCAcgataaaaaaagttaaatccTATCCTACCACTTTTTATTCCGTTATATCGCtgagttataaaaatatacaatgcaaTAATATGGCAACGAAAAAgggtatattttgtgtaaaatatgataaaagaGATATACCAAACATTTTAAAACGAAAATTGAACAATATTGGTAAAAGAAATCTTGTGTCCCACATAATACTGAGTGGGTGTTAAGGTATTTCACTAACGAGCTGCAAaacaagtaaaaatataaataaaacagagATTTCTACAGAACGTTTCGCTACATCGAGCAAGGTGATAAATATTCAAACGTTGGAACGACCAATCCTATGTAAGTACGAAAGTATTGAAGACATTAAGTTAATTTATGCGCATTCGGTTTGCGCTTACGAGTATCGGCTTGTACCGAGTATTTATCTTCACACAATCTTTTATTGATATGAGAAATTATTACAACTGTGACTAGCATTCGATTTAATTTAATGGTGTCTAACTCATGATTTTACACTACCTGCGTAAGCAAAAGACATAGTCTTGCAATATCAAAGGTTTTTAAAAACCTACGCTTAGATTTAAAGTGTCTATCTAGTTGTAAGTATTATTGGAAAATATAGAAAGATATTAGAAAAATTAAGAAGAGTATGAAaagcaaataaatattgacattgtaaaaaaattgcctTAACgcattcaaatttaagactggcgtgtataaaaataatattaaagtggaACTActctgtaaaactttataaagttCCTCAATTCAAATatctacacaaattaaattcagAATTTCACGGGCAGTAAACACAATATATGCGAGTATATCAGATATGCGAGCAAGGGGCTTCAAAAGTTTCGAAGCGAAGCAGTACAACTACTAATAGGCTTAGACCAAGATTAGGACACGATTAGTCGGCCCCGACGCGCGTGAGTGCCATTCGTAAGATTAGAAGCTTTGCGACTTCAGCATTAGTTTGAAATTCCATTTGCAGCCTCCATTACTCAATGTCACGAACGATATTGATTTTTGAAATGCGACAGcgcttcaaaaatataataaattacgaATTTTCATTTGTCACAGTGAATCTAATGAATTGATTAATATCAGATACTTTGTCAGTGAAATTGGCGGAGCGGCGCTTAGTTATTaagcttttttattaaataatagagaGATGTTTTTCTGTTTACGCAAACGCTTTgtgaaaagtatttttttcgAACAGTTACAGATTAAGTCGTTACGCACGTTTAACGCACGATCATTTTAGAGAATTTATTTATGAATCTTATTAATTTAAGAGTATGGTTTGCATTAGTTAGGATCATTATGATGGCAtagataaactatattttttgtcaTATAACAGCTTTATTAATACAAAGCCTACCATGGGAGTTTTACATGtatcttttaaaaaatcaaatttttaaatttttccgtGTATACCCAGGGTGTTGAAAAAATCCTGTACTATACTCTTGAGGCGTATATTGGTATCAAGTAGtgagaacaaataaatattgattattagGAAATAAGcacagtaaaaaaataacgtacccaattataaaagtttggacACCTCTGCCTGCgcgaattttatattttcccctcccacacacccatttcattcatgtaCCCTGCGAAATGCGTGCGGGCGGCGGCAAAAACGAATGTTttgtattgataataaaaatcgCCCGCCTTATTCGTTTGAGCCGACATGCCGTGCAGCAGATCCTAGCTATACACCATTGGACCGAGGCCAGGGCGAAAACCTTAGTTTActgataaaataatgaataagtCAGGGGttttcaagatttttgaaaacctttaatatgaaaatatgttCTTTTTATTGTGGTTTctatttagattttatttttagtggtgTCACACATCCAACTTCATATCTGTGTCAATTATCGTACAAGGTTTTTTCAACATATTGTATATGCGTTGTTATTTGAGCATAATATATCGGATGGGACGTTTAATTTATAACTTGCAACAAAATGATAACAATGATAACGGAGTAGATACGAAACGCTCActgtacacaaaaatgacagtAAAAACCGAATGCACGCATTTGTACCTTagtttaaatatcattatttattataagtatattaaaatcaACTAACAAACAATTTGAACTTCGCTTATgacttaaaaaacaaaacaactcAATAAGAAAACTGAGACAAGCCCATTGTTTGCATTATTTCTGAGTGGtctttacaaaatattaccaatacatttttgtaatcataGAACTAATGTGGCatattcacaattttattttagttataaaagtCTCAGAGGTTTTATTCGAATCCTTTATAAGTTACGCCACAGCGACGGGgcacataaaagaaaaaaacttataaCGATTTACCTCCTCCTGTTCTCTCGCCAATTTGTCCTTTTTCTTCATCGCCTCTTGAACTTTTAACTGCAACAAGCACAAAATCCCATTCATTTAAAAGTTGTGAAACTCTATTATACTTACCAATTCTCTTTATATAAAAGTCAACGGTgtgttatttttgtttactGTTCCCAGACTTAGAATTATTCgtgcacaaaataaaatatctaacaaATAggtatatatgaaaataatgcttatgatataataattacaaaattataatttttttataacaaccgTTCTAATGAGATATAAGATTACAgataatgataaaattttagGTAGATTTCtcttacaatactataatttgtaaatcTCGTTAACgtaaaagtgcttaaataatatttgcaaaCTATCTCATGCTTGCATGCAAATCCTAAACTATAATTTCATGCATTGTGCATACATTTTattcttacataatatttatttcttaatataataatgatataatttaatgaatatatttagAAAAAGCCAAAATGCTAGAGCCACCTCCTTCTTCGCGCATTCCAAATATAAAAACCAAAAGGCGTTTGTAAAAAGgcgaaaattttgaattttgaaaatactGTTAAAATTCTGTTGgcaatttgaaaaatatgtcCGTGAAAATGGTCAGCCTGAAGTCTCATTTACATATAATTAtgctcataattttttgccaaACAGAATATAACAGAGTTTTCCTGCTGAAATATTGCAAAGAAAAGTGTTCATTTCTTTAACGTTACTTATGCTTTCagataaaatatgtatgtttaaaaaatatattttgttttaagtgaACACTAAGCTTTTTGGCAATTATATTTCAAAGCAGGAAAACTGGCGCTCACCCTATGAATCGTTTCTTCGAAGGTGTTTGGATGGGCGGCACTCATTTGAAAGAAGCGGAGGCGGTCATAGTCTCTTGGATCTACCATAGACCTCAGAACTGTGTCTGAACCTGCTTCTAGACCTAGCCCACTTTGTAGCACGCTGTCTGGTGTATCCACCTAAAGGAAAGTACTAAGTTATTCCTGATGTTATCTCCAATAAAATACCAGATAACATTAGCGTCGTCAATCAaagatataaaagtaaataaatcataagTATTGTTTGATCGCAAAACGTAAGGAGTACTTTTAAGACAAAgaaacatattttgtaatagttatttaagcAACTGTTGTTTAGGGGTAATATCACATGAGTGtgttaatacctaattatcaacagttgcatacaagactttatctactcccataatatgaatcctctataaaagattttgaaacaGCTTActtctaacattaaaaaaggcaGTCCTTccaaccataatatcatccaaaggagtgttattatgaaaacggatgatataatgttgtactgaatttcatttcaatactcgtttggatgatgtaatgctTATCAGGAGattggatgttttaatgttggcaatgagctaactgttttagaatctttaatagaagatttaaagcatggtcgttttttttttatggaataggaggacaaacgagcgtacgggttaattacctggtgttaagtgatcaccgccgccccacattctcttgcaacaccagaggaatcacaagagcattgtcggcctttaaggaagttgtaggtcgtagataaaatatattatataaggacGAATTTTGTAAGAAGTGTATTTAAGGTATCttattaattatcctaatcgTACCTTTTTCacctactatattattataaagccacatgctttataataatatcaaatataaagcTAAATATATTCTTCTGATATGTAAATTCAGTTAgactaatataaatttattatattttccgcATACGGTACAAAAATATATCGAATGCCAGTATTAAAATGTCAACGGAGATGATATTTTAGAATAACGAGCAAAGtttatttagttaaaaatttCGAGAATATATCAATATTGACATGTTCCGACAGCTACTTTCCGAAGTATGTTGAAAATACAGATAACGTTAGATTTTGTTGTTCAACTTTTAAAGGTTTACTAGCTGacgcaacaaacgttgtattgccgatattaaaatcgcgatacaaaagtaactgttgatcgtagattggtgaaaatttgaagttgtatgtattttttaatgctgactcataatcaaacaaattaaaaaaaaaatgtcaaaaaaataaaaaaattaaattcgtgtggaccacccttaacatttacggggatgaaaaatagatgttgtccgattctcgaaatttcatgagaatcggtcaagccgtttcggaggacttcaaagtttaacaccatgacacgaaaattttatatatatgaaagATACTATACTAACATAATGTACTGTATGAATTTTGTaactttcttttttaaattaatcatatcattaatagtatttaaaattcaaGAGTGATACATAAATACGTAAAAAGTAtagacattaataaaataatatgtaaatagttaattaattacttcaaatatacgtttattttattataatcatcaatGGCTGTAAAAGGGCCTACTTGTTGGTTGGATAATTACTTCATGTTagggttatttattttaaattacacaCAGAACAGATataacaaatcaaatcatttattaataacacaattgTTACAGgtcaaaataataagtaaataaaaaattctattCATCATTTATATACGTAGGGAAGTACCTAATTCACaataatactatattatgtaattggtcatatgttattatttgtaaataatgacGTGATAAACCAGAAAACTATAagctttttaccagtgggaggctcccttacAGAGGAGGCTGGCAGTTGGGTAAAACTTGCTacgaaacagtaatgtgcaactataatatatttacagactcctttgcacaagaagccggctagattatgggtaccacaacggcgcctatttctgccgtgaagcagtaatgtgtaaacattactgtgtttcggtctgaacggcgccgtagctagtgtaattactgggcaaatgagacttaatctcttatgtctcaaggtgacgagcgcaattgcagtgccgttcagaatttttggatttttcaagaatcctgagcggcattgcattgtaatgggtagggcgtatccattaccattagctgaaccacctgctcgtctcgtcccttattttcataaaaagaaattgtTTTAACCTCAAGCCGAAGCTTCGAAAATTACAGTTAAAGAGATCTTACAACTTGAGTAACCTATTCGATGTCTATGTTAGGAGTGGCggcaatcaattaccatcagctgaacgtcctgcttgtctcatcccttattatcttaaaaaacaGGTATAAGCAGTCTCCCTTTCCCaggtaaacataatatatacataataccacatttaacattataataaattgattaacTTAATTCCATTTAAGAATTCCGAATTTCGAATTTAGAAATCCCTTTGAGTTGCCTGAAATTCTCTATGTTTCCCTTCAAAAGAGAGATAAAAGGTAAAAGACAAGTAATTGGTGTAAAGAACAAAAATATGCTCAAAACGACGTATCTTTACTCGATGAAAGGCCTATAAAATCCGGAATCTGTTCAATTCCGGGTATGTAGAGTCGGGTATTGTCGGAAACGCGTATTATTCCCTTATCAAGTTAAGTTAATGGTGGAGCTTTGTAAGGCCTATGATTAATTGATTTGTCCTAACAAAATCTCATTGTGATGCAGATATTCTTAGCTTTTTCGCCAAGTGTGTGATTAATGGTATGGCTGAAAGAAAATTTGTTTTTGCAGTAATATATCAAACCTTAATAAAATTAAGAGGTTGAGTTTAAACTATAATGAAGTGATAATTTTCTTCATGTTATcttattaaatactttaatatacatttttttatttaaaattgtaatcGGCTATTTAGTCCGATGGTTTCTATGTTGCTACGGGTAGTGGAGTGGAccgtttgtttttaatatttttataaataaattcttaaacAACATCTTAAAGCAAAAAATTACGTGTTGCAccaattgacaatttttagatgtcACAACTCTAACTATTAGCTATAatcgtccaatcttcgccggttaaagctattgttaatgttaaatagtgaCCTGTCAAATAAACATTCAATATTGACTTGAGCCTAAGATctatgtattaaaattaaaaaaaaaacaggtgaCTTTAAATGatcaacaataatatatataatataattgtttacatCTGACAACCCTGATGTTTCGGCTGACTGAGAGTTAGAAAATATAATCTTTTCAATgctttcataattaaataagttatttttaaagtgataaccctcacttctgagattaataacacaattcaattttaaaaacaaaatttatgaacgatgcgggactcgaacacacgacctctaaaagcattttaaaaacttacaaattgtttagatttacaagagcgacatctctagtcaatttcctaatctGCAATTATTGGGGATGAGaatgttatcaactgtaaagtggatcctgtagatgaagccaccgGTGAGTTGAACAAGAAATACAAGATGTACcaacgatacgtcattcgaacggttggctcagtggtagAGCGCTCGCACTGACCACGAAAAGTCGCgcgttcgagtcccacatcggtCATAATTATtcctttcaaatttaatttgtgttaaatgATATAGTGTATCAGGATATAGGTATAGGATCAGGTTATATCACCAGATTAAAGCTAgctctcattaaaaaaaaagtaattgttaGTTTTGGTTATGTTACAACTGTTTTGTAACTTAAGCAGTCCTGGAATTGCACAAGGTAGCGGTAATTACTAATTGCCTCTAAATTACAGAATAATTGGAGATGGAAGTGACTGA
The nucleotide sequence above comes from Leptidea sinapis chromosome 12, ilLepSina1.1, whole genome shotgun sequence. Encoded proteins:
- the LOC126967146 gene encoding uncharacterized protein LOC126967146 isoform X8, which gives rise to MATAATSNIVIEWLRSLHLGQYAESFIDNGYDDLEICKQVGEPDLDAIGVLNPAHRQRLLHSVRTLREEGAAAVYFTLEEAAAVRDSCRCEEEVRKEQAVATIEPAKYADEYEEGKAELVKIPRIQLKRLLRERLAQDGIRLSLQPYSTTDGDRGYLEGLASRYADLFSTHYGDVLDHLEELRRHEWEEMSPRMRVIGPNTPPTPPSASPGSLALNNLTTSHSQPIYVPGKYSPSSCLTDKEEDDIYGFGYGVFGKQMLQRQQQQKQLLLAQSSQPLIHNQQHNYQSCLSPRSAYFYEFPPSDNCLGTAKKKVTTFSRLLRGLKSHRKEKHGSCSPKHNTRQTLPPQRLKVQEAMKKKDKLAREQEEILRDIRHGLMNMGREGVRGPFGGTQALVRAGSNHSSLSAEENIELSPAGRSLLVPQMLCRARALVDYLPNIYEKDALRYKKGDIIEVINMNASGIWRGVLNNKVGNFKFANVEVLSERDTNRCRTLKWCKSRERLWETRPRTVEELLRRIDLPEYAIAFERNGYEDIELFKEIEPSDLDYLGIMTPDHRTRILAAVQLLHQLECKISIDDELLGGEGDGEGEGGGSSSEGGDSTFDRRQFPRDSGCYEASVGVGGVRVRTSPLVHRTEEPSHRPPEPAPQAKRSIRRRQPDDAECDRIERYPGTVSEKVVTRAGGLPGGARDDICESDHKLNVVKFVAGGEPCASEKSSDSGVSSSSLSSAHPHRP